AAAAGTCATCCATAGATTTTTTAAGACTCAGGAGTGCCTCTTTTAATTCCATCTATTCATTCCTCAGTATATTTCTCCAGACTGCGATTGAACTGCTCTAAGAGCTTTTCCAGTCTGTCGGTTTTTATCTCCAGTATAGGCCTTTTTACCGGCTCAACTACCCCTGCTAAAAGAAGCCCGGCTAACTTTTTAAGAGTTTCGATCTTATCCCTTTTAGAATCCTCTAAGATTTTTCTGATATCCCGTTGGCCATCCACTAAGGTTAAGACATTCCATTCATCCGCTTTCAGGTTAATGTCTTTTTCCCGGTTATCTTCAGTTGGGGCTAAACCTACAACGGTATCAAAGGATGGCAACTTTTTCTTTAGCCTTTCCATCTCATCCGATCTTCTCACGCTTTCTAAAATCAGATTTTCCGTGGAGATCTTAATGGTTATCTCTTCTTGAGTGGGAAACCTGTTCTCGTAGACTTTGAAATTCCCCTTTTCCCATTTGAGAAGGTCATAGATCACTTCTTCCACCTGTAATTTTACCAGTTCCTCTAACTGCTTTCGGGTGATGATGCCTTCTAAAATTAATAGCTCCCCAATTCTTTTTTTGTCCTTGAGTTCTTTCTGGACTTGCATGATTTTCTGCAAACGGTTAGCACTTAATATCCCTTTTTTAACCAGTAGCTCTCCGACTCGGAGCCGATTATACGGGTTATGGGCAAAGATTATATTACCATCCTGGAAATAGACCATGATAACATCTTCACCTTTCTGCACGCCTAAGGTTCCGCTTTTCCTGCAGGCGCTCAAAAGCTGAAAGATGTCCGAAAGCTGGAATTTTTCCACACTACCCTGAAGTTCCATAAGCTCTTCTTGCAGGTTGAGTGTAGTTGCCTAATTTATTAGGCGTCTCCACTGCTCTGCGTTGGTGTCCTCACCAACGCAGAAAAAATCCCCTGTTTATTTAGCAGAGGCTTCACGACTCCGTTGCCGGGATCGCAAGGTTACTAACCCCTACATCTGCTATTCTCTTAGTTCGGAATATTAAGGAAATCCTTAAGACCGTCTTTTAGTGGTTGCCCAATTTATTGAGAAAGTTTTTGCTCGATAAATCGAGCAACTACAATTGTCAAAACCGGTAAACCCATGTTGCCCCCAACGTGGGTTTACGTCATCTTCTTGTAATCAAAAGGAGGACATGATTTGTATGGGCGTAAGGCAATCCGCCCCAGATTGTATTTCAGACGGTAGATGTAGACCCGCATTGCCCTCAATGTGGGTCTATACCCCACCTTGTGGGCAGGGTAGGATTACCGATGAAGACAGAAGGGCGAGGAAACCTCGCCCCTACCAAAAATCAAATCGGACCGTAGGGGAGGGGCTTGTCCCCTCCCGCGGGCGACCACGAGGGTCGCCCCTACAAGAGATTAGATCAGCCGGTTGAGGATAAATCCAAAAGAAAGAAGCAGCCCCACGAAAAGATGAATCTTTATGGTGCTGGCATTGGCTGGTATAAGCTCGTAGATTTTATCGTAATTAGCTCTGAGGACTTTTATGGCAGCGTAAGCCAGAGGCAAAGTCAACAAGGCAATCAGAGCAAAAGGTGGCAGCAGTCCTGATACTACTGAGATGATGATAGAAAGATAGGTTCCTGCGATAATGAGGTAGTATCCGTAAACTGCTTTTTTCTTACCCAATCTCACCACCCAGTGGTTCTTATTGACAGTTTTGTCAGCTTCGTAGTCCTGAAACTGGTTGATATACAGAATGCCGGTTATCATAAAAGCCACAGGGAGTGAAGCCCAGAAAGCTGACCAGTTCAGGAAATGCGCCTGAACGTAGAATGAGCCCATCACTGCCAGAACCCCGAAATCCAAACCTATCATCAATTCACCCCATCCGCGGTAGGCAAACATAACTGGAGTAGCGGTATAAAAAAACGCCGTCAAGACTCCAAAGATTCCAAAAAGAAGAACTATATTTCCAGGGGAAACATAATTAAGATATAATCCAATCACAGAACCCAGTCCGAAAAAAATTAAAGCCGCATTGAGGACCTGTTTAGCCGGGACAATACCATCCTGAATCACACGGCTGCCGCCAGAAAACGGTGTGAAGGAGAAGTTGATATCATCATCCGTAGTTTTATGGTCAAAATAGTCATTGGCAAGATTAGCGCCCGCATGGATAAAACAGAACCCGAACAAGGTCAGGAAAAAATTCAGCCAGTGGAATCTCCCGGTCTGGCTATAAGCTAAAGTAGACCCAACCGCAACCGGTACTAAAGTGCCGGTGAAAAAAGGCGCTCTTACTGCCTTAATCCATTTCATCAAGAATTCCCTCATCCTTTAAAATCCTCCCTTCCGTTCAAACTGACTTTAGTCAGGTTCTTAACTTACGCCACTAAAGTGGCTATGAACCGTATTGTCGAACTGACTTTAGTCAGGTTCATGTTTTGATTTCCTGTCCAAATTGATCTTGATCATGTGCTTTTAATCCCCTAACCTAACGTTTCGAGAAATTTCTCATCCTCCAGCAAAATGACTGATTGAATCCAACTTAATACCTGCTCTCTATCAATTTTCTTAGTCAGAGTGTAGAAACTTGAGAAGGGATATTTTTCTAGTTCCGCAAGAGTCTTAACCTCACTGTGTTTGACGGGATTCCCAACAACATAACCTCTTACCTTGGAAAGTAATACTTCTTTGTCTATCAAATAAATAAAATACTCATCCCAAACTGGCTTTTTGTTATCCGTTATTCTATTCAGATCATAGGCACTACCTCCATTTACCATCTGCAAAAGCCTTGGAATAATTCTTCCATCCCGAAAATATGAAACAAAATGATAGTGGTTCGACATGATGCTAAAGTCCAGATCCTCAACCCGGAACAACCCTTTCGACTTTTCCAATCTTGCCAAAATCAGCGATTTCTTTTCAATCGTGTCAAAAAACGGAAAGCGTCGTACTGTTGGAACTGTGATGAAATAATAGACATTGTTATAAAAGTTTCTTGACATACTAAATGATATCACTCTTTCAGACTTGTTTTAGTCAGGTAACCTACGCCACTAAAGTGGCTGAGAACTTACTGTTCAAACTGACTTTAGTCAGGTTGTCTACTCTTTTCTGAACTCTTTAAGTATATAATAATCGGGAACTTGAGATGCAAGAAAAAAAATTTCTAACATATACAACTGTTGCAGACTTACTTCAGTTAGGTCTTGTAATCTACTCAGCTAATGTGGCTAAGAATGTATTATTCAAACTGACTTTAGTCAGGTCCTGTCTCGACGCCACTAAAGTGGCTTGGAACAGGAGTCCGGTTGTTCAGACTGACTTTAGTCAGATTTCTGTCGCCAACCCTCCGCCGTAAGGGTTGTTCCAACTGACTTTAGTCAGGTTTCTGTCGCGACGCCACTAAAGTGGCTATGAACAAGTTCTCCTCTCCTGGTAAGGAGAGGAGTTAGAGCTGAGGTAATTATTCTAAAAGATCGTAGCGTCGGGCTTTATGCCCGACGAAAGGAAATTGCCTCCAACACCTGCTACGCCACTGAAGTGGCCAAGAACACACCCTCAAAACAAGTTTGAGAGTGCCACTCGCCGACTTTCTAACATAGGTTACTGTTTGATAATAACAAACCTGCAACTCCTGCGTGCCGATTGGAGTTGTCCTGCACGACCAATAATGGTTAGCCGATTCGCAGAAATCCCCTGCATGGTCAAATAGTCCATTACTTTTCTTGCTCGCTTATCGGCTAAGACCGAATCTCTGGAACTAAATGTTTGATAAGTAAACCCAGGATGCTGTCTATGTTCCATGGTGGTGTTCCAGAAAAAACCATCGCCAAATGCTTCGATACGAATCTTTGTATCTGGGAACTCCTGCAAAGTCCTTACATTTTCATCGAGTGAAGCCTTCGCATCCGGTCGAAGCTCGGAACTTGTAGAATCAAAATAAATTGTCTTCAGACGAAGCTGCACGATAGTTTGATCTAGGACATTGAATCGTTGCTCCACGCTTTTCAACAGGTCATCAATACTAGCCGGTTTTTTATCTGACAACTTTAGCTTATTTGTCAGAAAGTCGTAAATACTTCTAAGAGTATCTGTGGCTGCGTCCAATTGAGCTTGCTTCTTCCTGTTTTCGTTAGTTACTCTCTCGTTTTCTTGGCGTTGTTCCTCATTTATTTTTTTCTGTATCTCGTTTTCTTGGCGTTGCTGTTCATTTATCTGCATTTGACTCCAATTCTCTTTTGCCAACTTTGCGTTATTA
This window of the Candidatus Zixiibacteriota bacterium genome carries:
- the menA gene encoding 1,4-dihydroxy-2-naphthoate octaprenyltransferase — protein: MKWIKAVRAPFFTGTLVPVAVGSTLAYSQTGRFHWLNFFLTLFGFCFIHAGANLANDYFDHKTTDDDINFSFTPFSGGSRVIQDGIVPAKQVLNAALIFFGLGSVIGLYLNYVSPGNIVLLFGIFGVLTAFFYTATPVMFAYRGWGELMIGLDFGVLAVMGSFYVQAHFLNWSAFWASLPVAFMITGILYINQFQDYEADKTVNKNHWVVRLGKKKAVYGYYLIIAGTYLSIIISVVSGLLPPFALIALLTLPLAYAAIKVLRANYDKIYELIPANASTIKIHLFVGLLLSFGFILNRLI
- a CDS encoding DUF4388 domain-containing protein; this translates as MELQGSVEKFQLSDIFQLLSACRKSGTLGVQKGEDVIMVYFQDGNIIFAHNPYNRLRVGELLVKKGILSANRLQKIMQVQKELKDKKRIGELLILEGIITRKQLEELVKLQVEEVIYDLLKWEKGNFKVYENRFPTQEEITIKISTENLILESVRRSDEMERLKKKLPSFDTVVGLAPTEDNREKDINLKADEWNVLTLVDGQRDIRKILEDSKRDKIETLKKLAGLLLAGVVEPVKRPILEIKTDRLEKLLEQFNRSLEKYTEE
- a CDS encoding OmpA family protein, giving the protein MNQNPEHSQNQPLSDLERRRIESEIARNEAENRKLIAEFEDLEWRRKWRVKGPLIKWALAGVIVAVLIVNWFIFYFEPMRQTKQINAELNNAKLAKENWSQMQINEQQRQENEIQKKINEEQRQENERVTNENRKKQAQLDAATDTLRSIYDFLTNKLKLSDKKPASIDDLLKSVEQRFNVLDQTIVQLRLKTIYFDSTSSELRPDAKASLDENVRTLQEFPDTKIRIEAFGDGFFWNTTMEHRQHPGFTYQTFSSRDSVLADKRARKVMDYLTMQGISANRLTIIGRAGQLQSARRSCRFVIIKQ